In a genomic window of Aeromicrobium panaciterrae:
- a CDS encoding metalloregulator ArsR/SmtB family transcription factor, protein MATSVPLYQAKAELFRTLGHPVRIRVLELLQGGPHAVHELLANIDVESSNLSQQLAVLRRAGLVSSSRDGATVLYTLATPDVAQLLLFGRRILASMWTDQEGMLAELRESADTV, encoded by the coding sequence ATGGCGACGAGTGTTCCGCTTTACCAAGCGAAGGCCGAGCTGTTCCGTACGTTGGGTCATCCTGTCCGGATCAGAGTCCTGGAATTGCTCCAAGGTGGGCCTCATGCCGTCCATGAGCTGCTCGCCAACATTGACGTCGAGTCATCCAATCTCTCCCAGCAGCTCGCGGTGCTTCGTCGCGCTGGGCTGGTGAGCTCATCCCGTGACGGCGCGACCGTGCTCTACACGCTCGCTACTCCGGACGTTGCTCAGCTGTTGCTGTTTGGCCGCAGGATCCTCGCGTCGATGTGGACTGACCAGGAAGGCATGCTCGCCGAACTCCGCGAGTCGGCCGACACGGTGTGA
- a CDS encoding TetR family transcriptional regulator → MSNSLDDVVSGALGVLDTHGLEFCSMRRVASALGVQPSALYHHVPDKQTLLALMADRIVADVHAPVDGSREQRALAVCHGLRDAMLSIRDGADVVATASAFRLGASGIESDLAEVLGDRDGARTLLLYVFGHTQATQDHRLASAVGVLEADPDLDASFDRGLAIVMRGLAD, encoded by the coding sequence ATGAGCAACAGCCTGGACGACGTGGTCTCCGGCGCCCTGGGCGTGCTCGACACCCACGGGCTCGAATTCTGCTCGATGCGGCGGGTGGCATCAGCTCTTGGCGTCCAGCCGAGTGCGCTCTACCACCACGTTCCGGACAAGCAGACCCTCCTGGCGCTCATGGCAGACCGAATCGTTGCCGACGTGCACGCGCCCGTCGACGGTTCTCGGGAACAGCGCGCTCTCGCGGTGTGCCATGGACTGCGCGACGCGATGTTGTCGATCCGAGACGGCGCAGACGTCGTGGCCACCGCATCTGCGTTCCGGCTAGGCGCGTCAGGCATCGAGTCTGACCTAGCCGAGGTGCTCGGCGATCGAGACGGCGCACGCACCCTGCTGCTGTACGTCTTTGGTCACACTCAAGCCACTCAGGATCACCGGTTGGCCAGTGCAGTCGGGGTGCTTGAGGCTGATCCCGACCTCGACGCTTCATTCGACCGCGGTCTCGCGATCGTGATGCGCGGACTTGCCGACTGA
- a CDS encoding phosphoenolpyruvate carboxykinase (GTP), giving the protein MVDIDAALDAAGLKNPHVREYVHYWADLTGAERVEVVSAADDTRLIAEALEAGELDPAGDGLYYSRSYVKDTARSEERTIVATNDEKDKGVYNNWRPASEMTSLLEERMRGASAGKTMYVIPYLMAPPGNALAPYATGVELTDARTVVLHMIRMSRVGAEFLEGLEDPNQFVRAVHVTGDLENLGQGTPDDKRYFVTVADERTILHFGSSYGGNALLGKIAHGLRQAAYDGWASRKFLAEQYMLIGIKDKQTGKDYHICGGFPSASGKTNLAMMLAPDVLGDRYHVSFYGDDIAWLWVDEASGKLYGMNPEYGVFGVAKDTNEGTNPTALASIAEGTQSIFTNIAYNPVTKEVWWEGRTPEPPADTAGWLDWKGAPIADRTAEQAGEPWAHPNSRFTTTLDNVPNIAADYNAAAGVPIDAIIFGGRTRDREPLIRAITDLAEGVYDGLTLGAEATSAAEGKEGVLRYDPMSNRPFMAYGEGDYAAHYLKIVGAAKEQPIFAHVNWFQRGDDGRFLWPGYRDNLRPLLWLLQLKNGEVSGRQTPVGIIPTVEELNLDGVDITPEDLETILTIDNARWQQEMGYREEHLKQFDNLPEEIWEAHRRVTAALEQEG; this is encoded by the coding sequence ATGGTTGACATTGATGCAGCACTCGACGCAGCGGGTCTCAAGAACCCCCACGTACGTGAGTACGTCCACTACTGGGCCGATCTGACCGGCGCCGAACGAGTCGAGGTCGTCAGCGCCGCTGACGACACACGACTGATCGCCGAGGCACTTGAAGCTGGCGAGCTGGACCCAGCAGGCGACGGGCTCTACTACTCCCGCAGCTACGTCAAGGACACCGCCCGCTCGGAGGAGCGGACGATCGTGGCCACCAACGACGAGAAGGACAAGGGCGTCTACAACAACTGGCGCCCCGCGTCGGAGATGACGTCGCTCCTCGAAGAGCGCATGCGCGGTGCCTCTGCGGGCAAGACGATGTACGTCATCCCCTATCTGATGGCGCCTCCCGGCAACGCACTCGCGCCGTACGCCACTGGCGTTGAGCTCACCGACGCTCGCACCGTGGTGCTGCACATGATCCGTATGTCGCGCGTCGGCGCGGAGTTCCTCGAAGGCCTCGAAGACCCCAACCAGTTCGTGCGCGCCGTCCACGTGACCGGCGATCTCGAGAACCTCGGCCAGGGCACGCCCGACGACAAGCGCTACTTCGTGACCGTCGCCGACGAGCGCACGATCCTGCACTTCGGCTCGTCCTACGGCGGCAACGCACTGCTCGGCAAGATCGCACACGGTCTTCGCCAGGCGGCATACGACGGCTGGGCCTCGCGCAAGTTCCTCGCCGAGCAGTACATGCTCATCGGCATCAAGGACAAGCAGACCGGCAAGGATTACCACATCTGCGGAGGCTTCCCGAGCGCCTCGGGCAAGACCAACCTCGCCATGATGCTCGCCCCCGACGTGCTCGGCGATCGCTATCACGTCTCGTTCTACGGCGACGACATCGCGTGGCTGTGGGTCGACGAGGCCAGCGGCAAGCTCTACGGCATGAACCCCGAGTACGGAGTCTTCGGCGTCGCCAAGGACACCAACGAGGGCACCAACCCGACCGCTTTGGCGTCGATCGCCGAAGGCACCCAGTCGATCTTCACCAACATCGCCTACAACCCGGTGACGAAGGAAGTCTGGTGGGAAGGCCGTACGCCCGAGCCGCCCGCCGACACCGCTGGCTGGCTGGACTGGAAGGGTGCACCGATCGCGGACCGCACGGCCGAGCAGGCCGGTGAGCCGTGGGCGCACCCCAACAGCCGCTTCACCACGACCTTGGACAACGTGCCCAACATCGCGGCCGACTACAACGCGGCCGCTGGCGTGCCGATCGACGCGATCATCTTTGGTGGTCGCACCCGCGACCGCGAGCCGCTGATCCGCGCCATCACCGACCTTGCCGAAGGCGTCTATGACGGCCTGACGCTCGGTGCCGAGGCCACCTCAGCCGCCGAGGGCAAGGAAGGCGTCCTGCGCTACGACCCGATGTCGAACCGCCCGTTCATGGCGTACGGCGAGGGCGACTACGCGGCGCACTATCTCAAGATCGTCGGCGCCGCCAAGGAGCAGCCGATCTTCGCGCACGTCAACTGGTTCCAGCGCGGAGACGACGGCCGCTTCCTGTGGCCCGGCTACCGCGACAACCTGCGTCCGCTTCTGTGGCTCCTGCAGCTCAAGAACGGCGAGGTCTCCGGTCGACAGACTCCGGTCGGCATCATCCCGACCGTTGAAGAGCTCAACCTCGACGGAGTCGACATCACTCCCGAAGACCTCGAGACGATCCTCACGATCGACAACGCTCGCTGGCAGCAGGAGATGGGCTACCGCGAGGAGCACCTCAAGCAGTTCGACAACCTGCCTGAGGAGATCTGGGAAGCACACCGACGCGTCACCGCCGCTCTCGAGCAGGAGGGCTAG
- a CDS encoding class I SAM-dependent methyltransferase produces MSDDFTPDSNIARLYPEATVGGYSHIDGQVEFYTRINALLDETSSVLDFGAGRGWWTVEPVAPMARRLRWFQGRVSFVAGIDVDDAVLTNPSLDEAKVVGIGEPIPFKDETFDVVVADYVLEHVDHADVAQVSAEIMRVLRPGGWFAARTPNKWGFIGIAARAVPNSLHTKVLKVVQPKRKVEDVFPTRYAMNTRKQLRRAFPGQEVIVYGHTGEPAYFGRNMFVWRFVDVLVRFIPRRLSPTIHVFVRKPL; encoded by the coding sequence ATGTCGGATGACTTCACTCCCGACAGCAACATCGCACGGCTCTACCCCGAGGCGACTGTCGGCGGCTATTCGCACATTGACGGACAGGTCGAGTTCTACACGCGCATCAACGCGCTCCTCGACGAGACGAGCAGCGTGCTCGACTTCGGCGCGGGCCGCGGTTGGTGGACGGTCGAACCTGTCGCACCAATGGCGCGCCGTCTGCGCTGGTTCCAGGGTCGCGTGTCGTTCGTGGCAGGCATCGACGTCGATGACGCGGTGCTCACCAACCCGTCGCTCGACGAAGCCAAGGTCGTCGGCATCGGCGAGCCGATTCCGTTCAAGGACGAAACGTTCGACGTGGTGGTTGCTGACTACGTTCTCGAGCACGTCGATCACGCAGATGTCGCGCAGGTCTCCGCGGAGATTATGCGCGTCCTGCGCCCCGGTGGTTGGTTCGCGGCTCGTACGCCCAACAAGTGGGGCTTCATCGGCATCGCTGCCCGAGCGGTGCCCAACAGCCTGCACACCAAGGTGCTCAAGGTCGTCCAGCCCAAGCGCAAGGTCGAAGACGTCTTCCCGACTCGCTACGCGATGAACACCCGCAAGCAGCTTCGCCGCGCGTTCCCGGGCCAAGAGGTCATCGTCTACGGCCACACCGGCGAACCCGCCTACTTCGGCCGCAACATGTTCGTATGGCGATTCGTCGATGTTCTCGTCAGGTTCATCCCGCGCCGGCTCTCGCCGACGATCCACGTGTTCGTCCGCAAGCCGCTCTGA